A region from the Rhizoctonia solani chromosome 13, complete sequence genome encodes:
- a CDS encoding Retrotransposable element Tf2 protein, with translation MSKLFSGAEANYDTHNKELLAIIKALEEWCIFLKATDEPIQEPEIILPPEIFANMGTSEEELAVTEEIQVTLREDPSLEPIVWFLTEDADNAPLKTVVPASETLKEHLLREFHDSPLVGHLGQQRTLELLSHNYWWPGMKSSAKEWLECCPTCQANQKAYSGTISLKPLEVPPYLFHTISYNFITGFPKSQGFNAILVVIDSFSKMGHFIPTPKKVTVKGLAEIFVNNIWKVHRLPIKTVSDIGMTFTGKFLKALYKWLGSKPRFSSAYHPKSDGQTKQVNQFIEFYLRSYVMADHSNWAKWLPLSEFAYNNSKHSATEKTPFKLVFGRTPAMNPSNIPVSIPEADNIANCLLQEQKEAKAALGLSKEKMAGNKGTILGYSIGKKLDPKCLGPFEISEKISSHTYHLKLPETLKIHNVFYVRLLSKSHKSPSQPFPDQPPPETIEGEEEFEVKQIIDSKRQKGKWFYLIKWKGYRLEGNSWEPEELLEHSQDKIKQFNQARLKRLVTPPRAFKGGGNVTPLIILPLGLPLLSDIFSIFYRLFILVF, from the exons ATGTCAAAATTGTTCTCAGGAGCTGAAgcaaactatgacacccacaataaagagcttctggcaatcatcaaggcattggaggaGTGGTGTATCTTCCTAAAAGCAACAGATGAGCCTATCCAG GAACCAGAAATCATATTGCCACCTGAGATCTTTGCCAATATGGGTACAtcagaggaagaactggCAGTCACTGAGGAAATCCAAGTGACCCTTAGGGAAGACCCATCACTAGAACCTATTGTTTGgttcctcacagaagatgcAGATAATGCCCCCCT GAAAACAGTAGTCCCTGCCTCAGAGACCCTGAAGGAACACCTCctgagggaattccatgactcccccctTGTAGGTCACCTGGGCCAGCAAAGAACCCTGGAACTATTAAGCcataactactggtggcctggGATGAAATCATCAGCCAAGGAGTGGTTGGAATGCTGCCCAACCTGCCAGGCAAATCAAAAGGCCTACTCTGGAACCATATCCCTAAAACCCCTAGAAGTACCTCCATATCTgttccacacaatatcctacAACTTTATAACAGGCTTCCCCAAATCACAAGGATTCAATGCAATACTTGTGGTGAttgactccttttccaaaatgggacacttcatcccaactcccaagaaggtcacagtGAAAGGATTAGCAGAAATCTTTGTCAACAATATCTGGAAGGTTCACAGATTGCCAATTAAAACAGTATCAGATATAGGGATGACCTTCACTGGAAAATTCCTCAAGGCCCTATACAAATGGTTGGGAAGCAAACCAAGGTTCTCCTCAGCTTATCACCCCAAATCAGATGGTCAGACCAAACAGGTAAATCAATTCATAGAGTTCTACCTTAGGTCCTATGTAATGGCAGATCACAGCAATTGGGCAAAATGGCTCCCCTTGTCAGAATTTGCTTACAACAATTCCAAACACTCTGCCACAGAAAAAACTCCCTTCAAGCTAGTCTTTGGCAGAACACCAGCCATGAACCCCTCAAACATTCCTGTAAGcatcccagaagcagacaacaTAGCAAATTGCCTGTTGCAAGAACAGAAGGAGGCCAAAGCAGCCCTTGGGCTATCTAAGGAAAAAATGGCAGGGAACAAAGGAACCATTCTGGGATACTCAAtaggcaaaaaa CTAGATCCTAAGTGCCTGGGCCCTTTTGAAATCTCAGAAAAGATCTCAAGCCACACTTATCATCTGAAACTCCCAGAAACCCTTAAGATCCACAATGTTTTCTATGTGAGATTATTGTCTAAATCTCACAAATCTCCAAGCCAACCTTTCCCAGAtcaaccccctcctgaaacaatagaaggggaagaagaatttgaGGTCAAGCAAATCATTGATTCAAAAAGACAGaagggaaaatggttttacctgatcaaatggaagggatacagACTGGAAGgcaactcatgggaaccagaggaactACTGGAACATAGCCAGGACAAGATCAAGCagttcaaccaagctagactcaaaaggcttgtgactcccccaagagcctttaaaggggggggcaatgttacacccCTGATAATTTTACCACTGGGATTGCCTCTtctttctgatatttttagtattttttacagactcttTATCCTTGTTTTttga